The DNA window CGAAATCGTCGGCCATGTTTGCGCAGGATCGAAAGAAGACGCTGAGAAGGCAATTGCAACGGCCCGATTAGCCTGGCCTTCGTGGAGAAAAACCTCTGTTGAAGAACGAACAGGGATCCTGCTTCGAGCCGCTCAGGAAATTCGCAAGAAACGATTCGAACTCATGGCTCTGGAAGTCTACGAAGTCGGAAAAATATGGACCGAGGCTGATGGAGATGTGGCGGAAGCGATAGATTATCTCGAATATTACGCTGCGGAGATGACCAGACTTGGCGATCCAAAAACCATGGGCAATTATCCCGGTGAGGTAAACGAATATTTTTATGAACCCAGAGGCGTCGGCGCCGTTATCGCTCCGTGGAACTTCCCACTCGCGATATCAACCGGTATGGTGTCGGCCGCTCTGGTTACAGGGAATTGCGTGATTTTCAAACCGTCCAGTCTGGCGCCTGTCCTGGGATGGCGTCTCACAGACATATTCAGGTCTGTCGGACTTCCCCCGGGGGTTTTGAACTTTGTTCCAGGCCCTGGCCAGGAAGTGGGAGAGTGTCTTGTTGCAAGCGCCATAATCGATTTCATCGCATTTACCGGCTCAAGAGATGTGGGGCTGAACATTGTCAAACTTGCCGGAGCCATGCAACCCGGACAAATCAACGTGAAACGGGTCATTGCCGAGATGGGCGGCAAGAATGCAATAATTGTCGATGAAACTGCCGACCTGGATGAAGCTGTCAAGGGAGTCCTTGACTCCGCATTGAGTTTTCAGGGGCAGAAATGTTCGGCATGTTCCAGAGTTATTGTGGTCGGAGACCATTATGATGAATTTTGCCGTAGATTAAAGGAGGCTATGGAGAGTATCGTCATAGGGCCTCCGGAAGAAGCTGCGACTTATATGGGGCCGCTAATAGACAAGGCGGCAATGAACAAAATAGAAGACTACATAAGGCTGGGCAACCGGGAGGGGAAAGCTGTCCTTGTCCGCAGTGTTCAGAGAGACGGTTATTTTGTGGGACCAGCGATTTTCACTGACGTGAGCCCTGATTCCAGGATTGCCCAGGAAGAAATATTCGGCCCAGTTCTTGTCGTCATAAAAGCGCAAAACCTCGATGACGCTATAGACATCGCAAATGCCACGCCTTATGCGCTTACAGGTGGCATATTTACAAGGAGCCCTGCTAACATTCAAAAGGTCAAGAGTGATTTCAGGGTTGGCAATCTCTATATCAACCGAAAGATAACAGGCGCTTTGGTGGCAAGACAGCCTTTCGGAGGGTTCGGCATGTCTGGTGTGGGCTCCAAGGCGGGTGGCCCTGATTATCTCTTACAGTTCATGAACATTAGGAGTATCAGTGAAAACACGCTTAGACGAGGGTTCGCCCCTAGAGTCCAGGCTGATAAATAAGTTTCAGAATTACGCAAAATCCCCAAATCTGTTTCCTAATCCTGGAGGAGTTTAACATGTCCCAAAATAAGAAGAAAATTGATCCCACTTGCGCCACTTGCCCCAATCAAATGCCCGAGATGTTATGCATGTACGAGAGTGGCTCCAGTCACAAAGGCTGCCCAACTGTCAGTCGTAAAGAGCTTTTGACCAAGGCTAACAGCATTTACGAAAATCCCGAGATCCAGAATTTCGCCCACCAGGCGTCAGTGCAGGAGTCAGCGTGCTACGCGAATCGACAAGAGCGTCCCTACGTGATGCAACCCACCAAAACCCGCATCGTCGAAATCTGTGAATTTGCAAACCGCATGGGTTTCAAACGGCTTGGGCTTGTTTTTTGTGTCGGACTGAAGAATGAGGCGGCGATTGTGGATCAGATATTTAAAAAAAATGGCTTTGATGTTGTTTCGGTCTGTTGCAAGGCTGGAAGAACTTCAAAGGACCTTATTGGCATAGAGGATCAGGACAAGATCTTTCAGGGAACTGACGAGGCAATGTGTAATCCGGTTTTTCAAGCGATGCTACTCAATGACGAGAAAACTGATTTTAACGTGCTGCTTGGGCTATGTGTTGGACATGATTCTTTGTTCTTCAAACATGCCGAGGCCTACACTACCGTTTTAGCCGTCAAGGATCGTGTTACCGGCCACAACCCATTGGCCCCGATTTACCTTCATGGCACGTATTACAAAAAACTGCTATCGTAAAAAGACAACATGATTAAACCATCTGATCCCGATGTGAGTAAGATCGATTCACGAATTCAGAAAGTGGCTACCTCTGACGTAAATAGTTTCCATAGATTCACTCCCTGATATGCGCTTTTTATGTTAGCGACGGCCATGCCAGTGAAGTGGACGTCGCTTCATGTGGGCCACGGCCAGAATTCTCATCTCTTCAGGTAGTACGGAATAGATCAACGAGTAAGGAAATGTCTTCAGGTGTTTTTTTCGGATCCTGCCTTGAATGGGCGATGACGCAGTAGGAAACTGCTGAATGTTTTCAATAGCTATTTCTACTTGGTCCAGAAATGTCGAACCAAGTCCGGGACACTGACCGTCATAGAAATCTGCTGCTTGATTGATTTCAACTTCTGCAGCTTCGTGGATGACAAGCCTATGCATTATTTCCGACTAGCTCGGACACGGGTGAGAGCTTCTTTGGCGGAATACCCTCGGGCCGTGCCTTGGTCCAATTCATTGTCCCGCCTTGCGGCCTCAGTCACCCATAGACTTTCGATTTCAACCTCACTTATTGTATCGAGGCTATTTATAAGTTCTTTGGCCAAATAGGCGCGAGACTCCGGATTTAATTTCAAAACCTCGTTTCTCAGTTCTTCGATGCCCATATTTCCTCTCCTGAATGTTTCTTCTGCCTCAAATCTCATTGTCTAATAATTTAATACTTCAATCAAGATAACAAATCAGAACATTCCAATGTGTTACCGTTTTTAGCTATGTTGAGGAAGTGGCTCGCACTCAGGAACTGTCTTCAACTTAACGTAGAAATTGTTTCTCAATTCCGGGGAAAGTTCCGTCAATTGTGATTGGATACCGCTACGAATTTTATTCTTGAAATCGTAATAATGTTCCGCCACGATCAATGACACCAGGAATCGGTCAAAGCGGGTCGGAAATTTCCATAACGCTTTAAAGAAGTATTTCCAGAACAGGAATCGAGTAGAATAAACTATCCCATTTCTAAATATTGTTATGGCCGTAGCCCTGAGTTCCCATAAATATGGGCGCTTAAAAGGTTTTTTATATTCAGGCGGTTTCATCTCTGCGAAGTGATTATAAGCTCTCTCAATATAGGTTTCGGGTTTATACAATGAGCTGTAAACAGCTACGAATTCGTTAGCAATTTCTTCAAGAGGCCTGGTAGGCACGAAATTGACCAGACCGGTTTGATTACTCAAATTCTCTTCTTTCATTTCCAACAGACGGTTTTCCGACTGAAGCCGGATGGAGAGATCTGTGCCGGGTCCTGCCTGAAGAAGAGTAGTAAATAGTTCCGGAATGTGGTTCTTCTCGGCGAAGCTAGTCAAACGCCCACCAGCTCCTTTGGTTTCTTCATCAAACCCAAGGATTGCGCCGGCTATTATCTGGAACCCTGCCTTTGAAATTTTCCGGCACACCTGGTTTAAATCTACGTTGGTGTTCTGAATTTTCCCGGCGCCTATAAGACTGGCCTCATCTGAGGTCTCTATTCCCACAAAGACTCTATTAAATCCTGCGACATACATGTCTTCCATGAGCTTTTCGTCTGCGGCCAGATTTACGGACGCCTGGGTGTAAAAATCAAAAGGCTTATTTCTGGCTTCCATCCAGGGTATTAATTGCTTCAACAAGGCTTTCGTCTTATTAACGCTACCGATAAAATTATCATCAACAAAAAAAACATGCCGCCGCCAGCCCAGTTTATAAATGAGTTCAAGTTCCTGAATGATCTGTTCAGGGTTTTTGGCGCGTACTTTTCGACCTAACATCATAGTGACATCGCAGAATTCGCACTTGAACGGACAGCCTCTGGTGAACTGAACCTCCATGTCTACGTAGGCGTTCATATCAAGCAAATCAAACCTCGGGACAGGGCTTTTCGTCATTTCGGCTCGTTCGTCTGATTGAATGATGCGTCCGAAATCCTTTTTCTTTAGACAGGCAAGAATTTCGCCCATGACGACTTCTGCTTCGCCTCTTACGACAAGATCAGCGCCCGCCTCGAAAGCCTGCTCAGGAACGTGAAAAGACCATGGCCCACCGACTACCACAGGTTTGCCACGCTTCTTCGCTTCCTTGATGACTTCGATAATGCCCTTTTGTTGAACTGTCATTCCTGAGATGAAAACCAGTTCTGATCGGTCCCACTGGGATTCGGATATGTCCTGTAAGACCATATCTACCAACTCGACATTCCAGTCATTTGGGATGAGCGAAGCGAGGGTTAAAAGTCCGAGTGGAGGAAGTAGACCTTTTTTGCCGGTCATTTTCAGGACTTTGTTGTATGACCAGAATGTCTGTGAATAAACGGGATTGACTAGAAGCGTTTGCATGAGTAATTCCGGGGAAAGAACTTTACTTTACTTTCCCAGTTGATGACTATGGGAAAAAGCTAACCAAAAAGGTTGAATATCCTGGGAAAAGAGCGTCTAATACGCTAAACAAGTATTTACGACAAAAGATCGTACGGTTGCGCCTCATTGTTTAAGTTACTCCGTTTAACATAGAGGATCAAGACCTTGCCTAATAAACAAAACTCGACTCGAAGTAGGATAGGACTGTTCGCCGCCATGTCCATCGGAATTGGAGGCATGGTAGGCGCAGGCATTTTTTCGATTCTCGGGGTAGTGGCGGAGGCGTCGGGAGCCGCAATGTGGCTTTCCTTTCTGCTCGGTGGACTGGTCGCTCTTCTATCCACTTATTCTTACGCCAAACTGGGCGCACGATACCCGTCATCCGGAGGAGCCGTAGAATTCCTTGTTCAGGGGTTGGGCGACGGAGTCCTAAGCGGTGGGATAAATCTTTACATGTGGGTAGGTTACATAATCGCTCTTGCCCTTTACGCCCAGGCTTTCGCTGGATATTTCATGACTTTTTTACCCCACCATTCTATTGGGTGGATCCCCAAAGCCGTTGGGGCAGGAATCGTGCTGCTTTTCATGGCCGTCAATTTCATTGGACCAGGAGTTGTCGGTAGATCCGAAACTTTTATCGTGGCGGTAAAGTTAGCCATATTGCTGTTGTTCGCTGTAGCCGGGCTGTTTTTTATTCAACCGGCATATTTGTCAGTGGCGCACTGGCCCGCGCCCTCTGGAATACTCTTCGGAGCGGGCGTGCTCTTTATCGGATATGAAGGATTCGGTCTCGTCGCAAACACAGCCGAATCTATGGATGATCCCAAAAAATTGCTCCCCAAGGCCCTCTATCTCAGTGTGATCAGTGTTATCCTGATCTATCTTGCTGTATCAATTGCGGTCATAGGGAATCTTCCGGTTAAGGACATCCTGGCGGCAAAAGATTATGCCCTGGCGGAAGCGGCAAAACCATTCCTGGGGAATTTTGGATTTAGACTTATTGCCATAGGCGCATTGTTCTCAACCGCATCAGCCATCAACGCTACACTTTTTGGCGCGGCGAACGTGTCCTACATGCTTGCCAAGGACGGCGAGCTTCCGGAGGTGTTTTCTCACGTGATTTGGCAAGGCGGGACTGGCGGCCTTGTAATCACTTCCGCTATGGTGATTCTGTTTATCCTGTTCTTCGATTTATCAGGCGTGGCCATGATGGGAAGTGGAGCGTTCCTGCTGATTTATGCGTGCGTAAATGCGGCTCATCTCAAGCTGACTTCAGAGACCGGAGCAAAGCGGTCGATAATATGGATGTCAATCTTCGCGTGCCTGGCCATGGCTGGGATCCTTGGTGTTTACATTTACCAGAATTCCAAACCTGCCTTTGTGACCATGATACTATTGATCCCTGTCTGCCTTGTGGCTGAATGGGGATATCGAAAAGTTAGCGGACGCGTTCTCAAAACCAGGTTAAAATAATAGAAATCATTGAAACTGCGCCGTTTTTATGGCCTACCAGTCAAAACGTTGACTGGGACCGCATGCAGGTCCTTTTCGAATGGCACGATTTCAGTTCCCGTGTAGATGAGAATACCTCTGACGAACTTGTTCCCAAGATGTTCCCTGAGCACTTTAAGCCCGTCAAAATCCCGAGGTGATGGGCTGGCTGAGAGCTTGATCTCGACACCGACAACTTCCCCGCCACTCCTTTCAATTACGACATCCACCTCCTGCCCTGCCTGCGAGCGGAAATGGTAAAGTCTCACGGGTTCATCAGACCAGGATGCGTTCTTGAATAGCTCGAGAACCACGAAGTTTTCAAAAACCCTTCCGGCAATTTCTCCGCTCTGCCGAAACCCCTCTTCATCGATACCAAGCAAGTGACAAGCAAGCCCGGTGTCTACCATAAAGAGCTTTGGCGCCTTCACCAAACGCTTTCCCAGATTGGGCGACCAGGCGGGAAGGGTCTGCACAAGAAAAGTCATTTCCAGAAGCGTCAGGTATCGAGAGAGTGTGCTGTTCGGAATCCCACTGCTCCTTGATACCTCCGACTGATTGTGCAAGGTTGCTGTTCGAGCGGCGAGAAACTGGAGAAGTCTCGGCAGAACCGCAAGGTCTTGAATCTGGGCCAGGTCTCTGACGTCCCGGTCAAGGATTGTCGTGATATAGGACTCGAACCAGGCCCGCCTTCGTCGATGAGACGACCTCTGCACGGGCTCTGGGAACCCGCCGGCTACAATGCTCTCCGCGAGATCAAAATCAGTCCCGGGATGGAAACGGTTTGGGAAACCCCTGTCGAAGAAGGCGTCCAGGATGTTCTCTCCACCTTCCTTCAACTCGCTGATGGACAGAGGCCACAGGGTCAGCAATTCCATCCTTCCTGCCAGGGCATCTGCAACCTTTGGAATGGTTAAAATATTTGCGGACCCGGTTAGAAGATAACGTCCGGGCATCCGATTTCGGTCCACGTCTTCTTTGATGGCAAGAAAAAGCTTTCTGACCCGCTGAGCTTCATCTATCACCACAGGTTTCTCAAGGCCGGCGAGGAATCCTGTGGGATCAGCGCTTGCGGCGGAAAAAACCGCGGCATTATCCAGTGTCACGTATCGGGCTGGATATGGCCCATTTGCGATCTTGCGGACGAGAGTACTCTTTCCTGTTTGCCTTGCTCCATGCAGAAAAACAACGGGCGTATCGGACAGAGCATCAAGGATATTGTAGAGAATATTTCGCCTGTACATGGTTATATATTTACCATTACGTGGTGAATATGTCAACTAACAACGAGTTTGTTGATTCTTGGTGTCGATTTTATTCTCCATTTTTTTGCGAGAGTGGCGCAGAAATCTTCAGCTCCAACCTTTGCAGCTACAGCGGATAGTATGAACTGATTGAAGCTAGTGTTGTCCTGTTCGGCGATCAGGAGCGGCCAAAAAGAGGTTTTTCATTAAGGCGTTGACACTCTGACTCGACCAATAGAAAATCTGACCCATCAAACCATTGAAGAGGTTAGGAGCGGAAAATGAAAGAGTATAGTGAAGAACTGGTATCGGTCTTGCGAGGATTTCTCTGTAAGTCAGACTTTCCAACTTTGCAATACGTTGGGCAATTCGGAACGGATGATCAAGTTGTGGATATGACAAACCGAGTAAATATGTCGGCCCAGTCAATCTTTGATCAGAAACCACCAATGGACAGAGAGATAAATTGCTGATAGCCACATCACCAGGCACGGAAATCGTCAACCAGGACAGGAATTCAGGGACCTTGTTGAGATTATGGGCCACGGTTTTGTATCCTGTGACTGCTCTTACTCCGCAATTACTACCGAAGCCTCCCTGAAGTCAACGGTGTAATGGGATAATTAAAGATGACTCAACCATTCTATGAAATTTGTAGCAGAATACGCATCCCGGACAGCCAGGAAGAAGGTGAAATCGGGGATGTATTTGAAACTGAAAATGGAGACTGGGAATACACAGTGATTTGCAATGATGGGACGACGGCCACGGTTTACGAGTCAGAAATATCCTGCATCTGTTCAAGATGACGCTGAGGCCGTTATAAATCTGACTTAAATCAATGGGACATGTTATGAAACACGTCCCTCAGTATCACGTGCAGGGTTCTTCCTTCAAAAAAGGGTCATAATCCAGCCGTAGTTTAGCCAGGATAGCCTCACGAGTTCTTGACATTAATTCCGGAACATCTTTTTCGGACAGTCCTTGGGTCAGGATAGGGGGACAAATGTTCAATTTAATGTGTCCGCGACGAAAAGCGAACGTCTTTTTTGGTAAGACTTTGTATGCGCCGTTACAAACAACAGGCAAAATAGGGATGCCCGTCTGAACCGCCATCATGAAAGCCCCTTTTTTAAAATCCTTTAAATTTCCATCAGGAGTACGTGTTCCCTCAGGATAAATAACAACTGACCATCCACCTTTTAGTTTCTCATCTTTTGCTTTATTCAGCCTCTCTATTGATGTTACAGAGTTAGATCTGTCAATTGGAATTGCGCCCGTAGACCATAAAGCCAATCCCCAAACTGGTATTTTGAACAATTCTCTCTTAACGACCCATCTAAAACGAACCGGCAAGGTAGACACAATTGCAAGTATGTCCGCAAGTCCCTGATGATTGGGAGTTATGATGTAAGACGTATTAGAATCAAGGTTTTCCACGCCACTTAAGGAAAATCTAAGACCCATTAGCTTCGAAATAGTTTTGTTCCATGTTTTCATCATAAAATACGCAAACTTACCTGGTTTAACCAACAAAGCTGATACTAGCATAGGAATTGTTAAAATAGGGGTCAAAACCACCATTCCAATAGCAGTGATGATCATCCTGAACGTGGACTTCTGAGAAGGCTGCAAGGTTTACTCCAATATAAGGTTGAGATGATTGACGAGCTTTGATACCTACAGGTAGCGACAGTCGGGCATAAGCGCTTTGGACAGTAAATTTGTTTTGAACAATCCCCAAAAATTAAGAAATTATTCTATAATCTTTTTTCCCTTAATTCAACAGGTGATTTTCCAGTAAAAATGGGGAAACTTCCTCTGGCCTTGAACGTTGACATGAACAGGAGACGGAGCCAAACTTCCCGTTAGAGGAGGATCAAATGCCTGTTTCTGCTCGTAAAGTCTCTGGGTTTCCGAACCCAAGAAGAAGCAAGAAACTGTCCTGTAAAATAGCCACGTTCCGATTACGAAGCGGGCGGCATCGTATTTTTACCGGGCAAAATTTCCCGGTTGACTCGGTATTTGCTGCGCAGTAGTTTCAATTACAAAATGGAACGGTATAATATAGTTTTCAAGCCGTCCGTAGAAAAAGACCCTCGCTGTTTGCACAAAATCGTATTTACTCGAATCCTCTCAAAAATCCTGCAAATCCAACTTTTCGTCAATCACATAATTCCAGGCTACGCCACTTGCCCCAAGAGGGAGAACGATGATGTTATCCGCCAGGCGATAAGTTTTGTGACCGGGATAGATTACCCACAGGCCAGCCAATTTCAGGTCTTCCATGGCGGCCCTCATGGACCGTGTTAACCGGGGAGCGTCGTGGTACTTGAATTCGACGCCCCAGTTCATTCCACCCCATTGCCATAACAGATCTAGCTCCGAGCCTGCGTGGGTTCGCCAGAAAGATAGTTCCTGCTCCTCGCGGTTCAGGACCCGGCAAACGCATTCCAGCGCAAACCCTTCCCAGGAAGCGCCCAGTTTCGGGTTAGATTGCAGTTGATCCATGGTTTCGATGGACATGAGAGCATGAAACAGGCCGGAATCACGCAGGAACAGCTTCGGTCTCCGCACAATCCGCTTTCCGACATTCGCTGCCCAAGGCTGCAGAAGACGGATCATGAATGCGCCCTCGAGAATCTCGCAGTATTTACGCACCGTCATGTCTGACACACCGAAGGATCGGCCCAGTTCGGAATAGTTGAGGATTTGCCCGTGGTAATGACTCAACATGGTCCAGAACCGTCGCAGGGTTCGAGCTGGGATGGTGATGCCCAATTGAGGAATATCCCGTTCGAGAAATGTTGAAATGTATTGCCGGCGCCAGACAAGGCTTTCTTCGTCCGTCTCAGACAGAAACGATCTGGGCAGTCCTCCCCTCAGCCACAAGGCTTGCTCCTTTGTCAACCCGATATCACTCAACCGGAAACCGGCCAATTGGTAATAGGCTATACGTCCCGCAAGCGTCTCTGAACTCTGTTGAATCAAGTCGCGAGAAGCGCTCCCCAGAATTAGATATCTTTGATCATCGTTGCGGTCCACAAGGAAGCGGAGCAATGGAAAGATGTCCGGCATGCGCTGGATTTCGTCAATGACGATCAGCCCGGTCAGGTTTTCCAGGGCCAGTTGAGGTTGCTCCAGTCTCGCTGCATCTCGTGGATTCTCAAGATCGAACGAGTGATTCGAACTGAATGACCTAGCTAAGGTTGTCTTTCCGCACTGGCGGGGTCCCAGGATCGCCGTCACGGGAAATGCGGCGATCAACTTGGTAACCGCCCGAATGTCCTGATTTCTCTCAATGATTTCCATGGAGGAATGCTAACATATTAGCATTGAAATTTCAAATGCCATATATGATATTTCCAGGTTAGTGAACACTTTAACACCTATTCAAAGCACACAACCTTATTAGTGGGCTGTAGTGTACCCAACTACAGAAATATTGCTAGCCCATTAGCCAGGAAATTGCGCTTACTTAATACGTCGGAAAATCTCAACGATTTGCGGGTTCCGCCAAGGAACAATTTAGAAAAACTATAGGTCAGACAGAGAGGGTCAATATTCTATTAGGGTGAATGACAGGCTGAGATTGTGTTTTGTTTTAAGGATGGTAACGTATACGAATTGGAGCTTGTGGATTACCACAAAGGATAAGGGATAATGGGCACAAAACCATTGATAACACCTGGTGAGATTCTCCTTGAGGAGTTTATGATTCCGTTGAATTTAGGTAAAGAGGATTTATCTGCCCAGCTAAACATGTCACTTATGGAAATATCTGACATTCTGGAATGTAAGAAAGCAATTGATGTAGGCCTTGCTAAAAAGCTCTCTAAAAGGTTTGGCAATTCTCCAA is part of the Desulfomonilaceae bacterium genome and encodes:
- a CDS encoding DUF1847 domain-containing protein, translated to MSQNKKKIDPTCATCPNQMPEMLCMYESGSSHKGCPTVSRKELLTKANSIYENPEIQNFAHQASVQESACYANRQERPYVMQPTKTRIVEICEFANRMGFKRLGLVFCVGLKNEAAIVDQIFKKNGFDVVSVCCKAGRTSKDLIGIEDQDKIFQGTDEAMCNPVFQAMLLNDEKTDFNVLLGLCVGHDSLFFKHAEAYTTVLAVKDRVTGHNPLAPIYLHGTYYKKLLS
- a CDS encoding type II toxin-antitoxin system RelE/ParE family toxin; translated protein: MHRLVIHEAAEVEINQAADFYDGQCPGLGSTFLDQVEIAIENIQQFPTASSPIQGRIRKKHLKTFPYSLIYSVLPEEMRILAVAHMKRRPLHWHGRR
- a CDS encoding addiction module protein, whose amino-acid sequence is MGIEELRNEVLKLNPESRAYLAKELINSLDTISEVEIESLWVTEAARRDNELDQGTARGYSAKEALTRVRASRK
- a CDS encoding DUF4070 domain-containing protein; its protein translation is MQTLLVNPVYSQTFWSYNKVLKMTGKKGLLPPLGLLTLASLIPNDWNVELVDMVLQDISESQWDRSELVFISGMTVQQKGIIEVIKEAKKRGKPVVVGGPWSFHVPEQAFEAGADLVVRGEAEVVMGEILACLKKKDFGRIIQSDERAEMTKSPVPRFDLLDMNAYVDMEVQFTRGCPFKCEFCDVTMMLGRKVRAKNPEQIIQELELIYKLGWRRHVFFVDDNFIGSVNKTKALLKQLIPWMEARNKPFDFYTQASVNLAADEKLMEDMYVAGFNRVFVGIETSDEASLIGAGKIQNTNVDLNQVCRKISKAGFQIIAGAILGFDEETKGAGGRLTSFAEKNHIPELFTTLLQAGPGTDLSIRLQSENRLLEMKEENLSNQTGLVNFVPTRPLEEIANEFVAVYSSLYKPETYIERAYNHFAEMKPPEYKKPFKRPYLWELRATAITIFRNGIVYSTRFLFWKYFFKALWKFPTRFDRFLVSLIVAEHYYDFKNKIRSGIQSQLTELSPELRNNFYVKLKTVPECEPLPQHS
- a CDS encoding APC family permease, with product MPNKQNSTRSRIGLFAAMSIGIGGMVGAGIFSILGVVAEASGAAMWLSFLLGGLVALLSTYSYAKLGARYPSSGGAVEFLVQGLGDGVLSGGINLYMWVGYIIALALYAQAFAGYFMTFLPHHSIGWIPKAVGAGIVLLFMAVNFIGPGVVGRSETFIVAVKLAILLLFAVAGLFFIQPAYLSVAHWPAPSGILFGAGVLFIGYEGFGLVANTAESMDDPKKLLPKALYLSVISVILIYLAVSIAVIGNLPVKDILAAKDYALAEAAKPFLGNFGFRLIAIGALFSTASAINATLFGAANVSYMLAKDGELPEVFSHVIWQGGTGGLVITSAMVILFILFFDLSGVAMMGSGAFLLIYACVNAAHLKLTSETGAKRSIIWMSIFACLAMAGILGVYIYQNSKPAFVTMILLIPVCLVAEWGYRKVSGRVLKTRLK
- a CDS encoding ATP-binding protein, producing MYRRNILYNILDALSDTPVVFLHGARQTGKSTLVRKIANGPYPARYVTLDNAAVFSAASADPTGFLAGLEKPVVIDEAQRVRKLFLAIKEDVDRNRMPGRYLLTGSANILTIPKVADALAGRMELLTLWPLSISELKEGGENILDAFFDRGFPNRFHPGTDFDLAESIVAGGFPEPVQRSSHRRRRAWFESYITTILDRDVRDLAQIQDLAVLPRLLQFLAARTATLHNQSEVSRSSGIPNSTLSRYLTLLEMTFLVQTLPAWSPNLGKRLVKAPKLFMVDTGLACHLLGIDEEGFRQSGEIAGRVFENFVVLELFKNASWSDEPVRLYHFRSQAGQEVDVVIERSGGEVVGVEIKLSASPSPRDFDGLKVLREHLGNKFVRGILIYTGTEIVPFEKDLHAVPVNVLTGRP
- a CDS encoding lysophospholipid acyltransferase family protein, translated to MQPSQKSTFRMIITAIGMVVLTPILTIPMLVSALLVKPGKFAYFMMKTWNKTISKLMGLRFSLSGVENLDSNTSYIITPNHQGLADILAIVSTLPVRFRWVVKRELFKIPVWGLALWSTGAIPIDRSNSVTSIERLNKAKDEKLKGGWSVVIYPEGTRTPDGNLKDFKKGAFMMAVQTGIPILPVVCNGAYKVLPKKTFAFRRGHIKLNICPPILTQGLSEKDVPELMSRTREAILAKLRLDYDPFLKEEPCT
- a CDS encoding ATP-binding protein produces the protein MEIIERNQDIRAVTKLIAAFPVTAILGPRQCGKTTLARSFSSNHSFDLENPRDAARLEQPQLALENLTGLIVIDEIQRMPDIFPLLRFLVDRNDDQRYLILGSASRDLIQQSSETLAGRIAYYQLAGFRLSDIGLTKEQALWLRGGLPRSFLSETDEESLVWRRQYISTFLERDIPQLGITIPARTLRRFWTMLSHYHGQILNYSELGRSFGVSDMTVRKYCEILEGAFMIRLLQPWAANVGKRIVRRPKLFLRDSGLFHALMSIETMDQLQSNPKLGASWEGFALECVCRVLNREEQELSFWRTHAGSELDLLWQWGGMNWGVEFKYHDAPRLTRSMRAAMEDLKLAGLWVIYPGHKTYRLADNIIVLPLGASGVAWNYVIDEKLDLQDF
- a CDS encoding HigA family addiction module antitoxin, producing MGTKPLITPGEILLEEFMIPLNLGKEDLSAQLNMSLMEISDILECKKAIDVGLAKKLSKRFGNSPKFWLNLQSDYESDKKEISENQSTDLKSCYA